The following are encoded in a window of Halosolutus halophilus genomic DNA:
- the truD gene encoding tRNA pseudouridine(13) synthase TruD → MRPAHPTEQAVGMEYYVTDADGVGGHLREDDEHFRVRELERFDTEPVDAGTDAYPHLVFRATLRGWDTNDFAARLSDALGVSRERVNWAGTKDKYAVTTQLFSVYGSDPDDLPDVDGADLEVLGRAGRSIEFGDLAGNAFELVVSDPDRPENADPITDELRAFGGLESRRRGGDDVDGADVTPIGVPNFFGQQRFGSRRPITHEVGLEIVRGDWEGAVMAYLGRPTDAEPEGTQAARAFVEETRDWQQALDRFPNRLRYERSMLHELAECEGAPGPETFRAALERVPSNLQRLFVHAAQSYAFNRMISERLARDLPFDRPVAGDVVCFADTDAPEGLVLPDADRLQRVDDRRVDSVTRHCERGRAFVTAPLVGTETELADGEQGEIERAVLDDLDLESGDFDLPGEFYSNGTRRSILVQTDLEVEHDPLTLSFSLPKGSYATVVLREYLKVDPIDLG, encoded by the coding sequence ATGCGTCCAGCCCACCCCACAGAGCAGGCCGTCGGTATGGAGTACTACGTCACCGACGCCGACGGCGTCGGCGGCCACCTGCGCGAGGACGACGAGCACTTCCGGGTGCGCGAACTCGAACGGTTCGACACGGAACCCGTCGACGCGGGGACGGACGCCTACCCGCACCTCGTGTTCCGGGCGACCCTGCGCGGGTGGGACACCAACGACTTCGCCGCTCGACTCTCCGACGCACTGGGCGTCTCCCGGGAACGGGTCAACTGGGCCGGGACGAAGGACAAGTACGCGGTGACGACGCAACTCTTCTCGGTCTACGGTTCCGATCCGGACGACCTGCCCGACGTCGACGGGGCGGACCTCGAGGTCCTCGGCCGGGCCGGCCGATCGATCGAGTTCGGCGACCTCGCGGGTAACGCGTTCGAACTCGTCGTTAGCGATCCCGATCGGCCGGAGAACGCGGACCCGATCACCGACGAGTTACGCGCGTTCGGCGGCCTCGAGAGCCGCCGCAGAGGCGGGGACGATGTCGACGGCGCGGACGTGACACCGATCGGCGTCCCCAACTTCTTCGGCCAGCAGCGCTTCGGCAGTCGGCGGCCGATCACCCACGAGGTCGGCCTCGAGATCGTTCGCGGCGACTGGGAAGGGGCGGTGATGGCCTACCTCGGACGGCCGACCGACGCGGAACCCGAAGGGACGCAGGCGGCCCGCGCGTTCGTGGAGGAGACCCGCGACTGGCAGCAAGCCCTCGATCGGTTCCCGAACCGACTGCGCTACGAGCGATCGATGCTGCACGAACTGGCCGAGTGCGAGGGAGCGCCCGGACCCGAGACGTTCCGGGCCGCACTCGAGCGCGTTCCCTCGAACCTCCAGCGGCTGTTCGTCCACGCCGCCCAGTCGTACGCGTTCAACCGGATGATAAGCGAGCGTCTGGCGCGCGACCTGCCGTTCGATCGCCCCGTCGCGGGGGACGTGGTCTGCTTCGCGGACACCGACGCCCCCGAGGGACTCGTCCTCCCGGACGCGGACCGCCTGCAGCGGGTCGACGATCGCCGCGTCGACTCGGTGACCCGCCATTGCGAACGAGGTCGGGCCTTCGTCACCGCGCCGCTGGTCGGCACCGAGACGGAACTCGCGGACGGCGAGCAGGGCGAGATCGAGCGGGCCGTCCTCGACGACCTCGACCTCGAATCCGGCGATTTCGATCTGCCCGGCGAGTTTTACTCGAACGGGACCCGGCGGTCGATTCTCGTCCAGACCGATCTCGAGGTCGAACACGATCCGCTGACCCTCTCGTTTTCGCTCCCCAAAGGGTCCTACGCGACGGTCGTTCTCCGGGAGTACCTCAAAGTCGATCCGATCGATCTCGGCTAA
- a CDS encoding zinc ribbon domain-containing protein, with product MRSKRLQREIDDLVAQGWRIEDEGPDRVVMVDRRFGSVASHVIVAILTFWWTMGLGNVVWGAYNYVSKSRRRVLWDRQGTCPECGAAVSEDAAYCASCGTDVESESVSTPDEGVVCPECEAIVSEGSRYCRACGAKLADTMGSSS from the coding sequence ATGCGGAGCAAGCGTCTTCAGCGTGAGATCGACGATCTGGTAGCCCAGGGCTGGCGGATCGAGGACGAAGGCCCCGATCGGGTCGTGATGGTCGATCGTCGATTCGGCTCGGTCGCCTCGCACGTCATCGTCGCGATCCTGACGTTCTGGTGGACGATGGGGCTGGGGAACGTCGTGTGGGGTGCGTACAACTACGTCTCGAAGTCGCGCCGGCGGGTGCTCTGGGATCGACAGGGGACCTGCCCGGAGTGTGGGGCGGCGGTGTCCGAGGACGCGGCGTACTGTGCCTCCTGTGGCACGGACGTCGAGAGCGAGTCGGTGAGCACGCCCGACGAGGGCGTCGTCTGTCCCGAATGTGAGGCCATCGTTTCCGAGGGGTCGCGGTACTGCCGCGCCTGCGGGGCGAAACTCGCCGACACGATGGGGTCCTCGAGCTAG
- a CDS encoding DUF2103 domain-containing protein: MECRHCASPLEKPGDFCLVCREANTEAVVLDATRDRATLTMLAGGDTEGDPDPDADATDEILGETTVTTTPEDGENETVELRNFAGLIGDEIRRKRPEEVYAGGSRAVIRAVREDIHHQFYRVDDDEPVQAVLDRRGNRALDVVETPPAEKIGGSHSTLIGGRTGMRAIQTVAGHPHVKKVIPGPIDAGGKGSQSGLRAKVTRADHGGNVRMLLRDGSSVQENRVVTTARDREMGERIREDLNDVLADAEFQ; this comes from the coding sequence ATGGAGTGTCGTCACTGTGCGTCGCCGCTCGAGAAACCCGGCGACTTCTGTCTGGTCTGCCGGGAGGCGAACACCGAAGCGGTGGTGCTCGACGCGACGCGCGATCGGGCGACGCTGACGATGCTGGCGGGCGGTGACACGGAGGGTGACCCCGATCCCGACGCCGACGCGACCGACGAGATTCTCGGGGAGACGACGGTGACGACGACCCCGGAAGACGGCGAGAACGAGACGGTCGAACTCCGGAACTTCGCGGGCCTGATCGGCGACGAGATCCGGCGCAAGCGGCCCGAGGAGGTCTACGCCGGCGGGTCGCGGGCGGTGATTCGGGCGGTCCGCGAGGACATTCACCACCAGTTCTACCGCGTCGACGACGACGAGCCAGTACAGGCGGTCCTCGATCGGCGCGGGAATCGCGCTCTCGACGTGGTCGAGACCCCGCCGGCCGAGAAGATCGGCGGGAGTCACTCGACGCTCATCGGCGGCCGGACCGGAATGCGGGCCATCCAGACCGTCGCCGGCCATCCACACGTCAAGAAGGTGATCCCCGGCCCGATCGACGCCGGGGGCAAGGGCTCCCAGTCGGGGCTCCGAGCGAAGGTGACCCGCGCCGACCACGGCGGCAACGTTCGCATGCTCCTGCGTGACGGCTCGAGCGTACAGGAGAATCGCGTCGTGACGACTGCCCGCGATCGGGAGATGGGCGAACGGATCCGGGAGGACCTCAACGACGTCCTCGCCGACGCGGAGTTTCAGTAA
- a CDS encoding 50S ribosomal protein L37ae, with the protein MAKKGTVGSAGRFGARYGRVARRRVSEIEDDMESAQVDGDDVTRVGTGIWKNEETGEVFTGGAFRPQTPAGRTVQRSIRAALADDE; encoded by the coding sequence ATGGCCAAGAAAGGAACAGTCGGCAGCGCGGGCCGGTTCGGCGCTCGCTACGGTCGCGTTGCTCGACGTCGTGTCAGTGAGATCGAAGACGACATGGAGAGCGCACAGGTCGACGGCGACGACGTGACTCGCGTCGGGACCGGCATCTGGAAGAACGAGGAGACCGGCGAAGTCTTCACCGGCGGCGCGTTCCGTCCCCAGACCCCCGCTGGCCGGACCGTCCAGCGCTCGATCCGTGCCGCACTGGCCGACGACGAATAA
- a CDS encoding DNA-directed RNA polymerase subunit P, with protein sequence MSYKCSRCKRDVKLDEYGGVRCPYCGHRVLLKERSRDVKEVDVE encoded by the coding sequence ATGAGTTACAAGTGTTCTCGCTGTAAGCGCGACGTCAAGCTCGACGAGTACGGCGGTGTCCGCTGTCCCTACTGTGGCCACCGCGTACTCCTGAAAGAACGCAGCCGCGACGTCAAGGAAGTCGACGTCGAATAG